Sequence from the Marinobacter antarcticus genome:
GAAATTGTCGTGCCGCTGTATTCCCGCCTCATGGCTCGCGGTGCAGGTAACAACGTCAAAGGTATTTTCGGGTCTACCAACTGGCATTGGTCGCTGCAGGATGAGGGCTCGAAAGCGTTTGTCGCCTCCTACGGCAAAGAGTACGGCCAGCCGCCGTCACAGGCCGCGCACACCTGCTACGTGCAAACTCTGTTGTACGCTGATGCGGCCGAACGGGCGGGTAGCTTTAACCCCTGTGCCATCGTTGAAGCTCTCGAAGGGTTTGAGTTTGACGGACTGGGCAACGGCAAAACCCTGTACCGCGCCGACGACCATCAGTGTTTCAAAGATGTGCTCGTGGTTCGTGGTAAGGAGAACCCGACGTCTGAGTTCGACTTGCTGGAAGTGGTCAACATCACGCCCGTTGAGAAAGTCATGTATGAGCCTGAGAACCCTATGTTTGCAGGTGGCTCACTCGGTAAGTGTAATCCAGGAGCCTGATACGGCACTTGGCTACCTCTGATAAGAGGTGCATCGGCCCTGCGGGTTGATGCACCTCCGTCAGTCAGATCTTGATATGCCTGTTGCACTGCAGGCGCCTGTTATCAGACAAGGTAAATACCGATGGATGCCATTCTTCTGCAAATCCTGAATGGGCTGGATAAAGGCAGTGCCTATGCCCTGATCGCATTAGGGCTGACCTTGATATTCGGCACCCTGGGTGTGGTGAACTTCGCCCACGGCGCACTTTTCATGATTGGCGCGTTCTGTACCGTCACCTTCAACAACTTACTGTCGTTCGAGAAAGTCACGCTTTCCGAAACCGAACTGAGCCCCTGGGGCACGCCACTGGAAATTCACGCCCCTTATGTTGAGCTCTGGTTTGGCGATTTTGGCGCGTCGATGATCGACTACTCCGTGTTCTGGTCCATTCTGTTCGCCATTCCAGTGATGCTGCTGATTGGCATTGTGATGGAGCGGGGGCTGATCAAACACTTCTATAAACGACCTCACGCCGATCAGATCCTGGTTACCTTCGGGTTGGCCATTGTGCTGCAGGAGGTAATCAAATCGGTTTATGGTGCAAACCCAATCCCCCAGCCGGCGCCAGACGCGTTTGTCGGCTCTATTGATGTCGGCGTGTTGATCGGTATGGCTGAGAACGCCGTCATCTATCCGATCTGGCGGCTGGTTTACTTTCTGTTCGCAGGGGTTGTTATAGGTGGTATTTTCGCTTTCTTGCGATACACCACGTTTGGCATGGTGGTGCGAGCCGGTATGGCTGACCGGGAAACCGTTGGTTTGCTGGGCATCGACATCGACAAACGGTTTACGGCGATGTTTGGTCTGGCCGCCGTGGTGACCGGTTTGGCGGGCGTTATGTACACCCCGATCCTGTCGCCGAACTACCACATGGGTATGGACTTCCTGGTGTTGTGTTTTGTAGTCGTGGTCGTGGGCGGCATGGGATCACTGGCCGGTGCGGTGGCGGCGGGTTTTCTGCTGGGCATTCTGCAGAGTTTCGCGTCCATGCCGGAGGTGAAGGACTTCCTGTTCGGGTTCTCCATCGATCAGGTCATCATTTACCTGGTGGCAGTCATTATTCTGCTGACCCGTCCCCGTGGGCTTATGGGGCGCAAAGGCGTAATGGAGACTTGATGCCATGCTGAAAACACTACGTACCAGTGATAGGGCTCTGATGGTCCTGTTCACCATTTTCGTGCTGGCCGTGCCTCTGATCATGGCGCCTCTGGGGGCAGGTTACCCGGACCTGATGCAGCGTTTCGCCATCTACGGCATCTTCGCCATTGGCTTCAACATCCTGTTTGGACTGACCGGCTACCTGTCGTTTGGCCATGCGGCATTTTTGGGTGTCGGCAGCTATTCCGCGCTCTGGATGCTCAAGCTGCTCAGCATCAACATCGTACCTGCCATTATTTTTGCTGTGGTGGTGTCGGGCCTGTTCGCATTGTTGATCGGGTTCATCTCATTGCGGCGGTCCGGGATCTACTTTTCTATCCTGACGCTGGCGTTCGCTCAGATGTCTTATAATCTGGCGTACTCGGTACTGACCCCCATCACCAACGGCGAAACCGGGCTGCAACTCGACCTGGAAGATCCCCGCATTCTGGATAGTGCCAGTGAAGTTGGCCAGATGGCATCACCATCCTTGTTTGGGCTTGAGATGGGGGATACGGCGGTGGTGCCGTTTCTCGGGATGGATTTGCAGTTTAACGTGGGGTTTTATGTCAGCGCGCTGATTTTGATCGGTATGTTCTACCTGTCGTTGCGCATATTCCGGTCGCCGTTCGGGATGATTCTGCGAGCGGTCAAAAGCAATCAGACCCGGCTTAACTACACTGGCTTCAACTCCCGGCCCTACACACTGACGGCTTTTGTCATGTCCGGCATGTACGCTGGCCTGGCGGGCGCCTTACTGGTCTGCATGGACCCGCTCGCCGGGGCGGATCGCATGCAGTGGACCGCCTCTGGCGAGGTGGTGCTGATGACCATTATGGGGGGTGCCGGGACTTTGATTGGACCGGTGCTCGGGGCTGGCATCATCAAGTATTTTGAGAACATCTTCAGCCGCATCAATGAATCGGTGGTCGAAGGCTGGTTCTCGGCATTACCTGATGGGGTGACGGATGTACTTGTTGCCGTGGTCTCGCCATTTTTGGGTAGCGGCTGGCACATCTCGCTGGGGTTGATCTTCATGCTGGTAGTGATCTTTCTGCCGGGCGGTCTGGTGGAGGGGGCCAGCCGGATTATGAATCTGGTTGCGCGGTTGTCGCAGGCCCGTAAAACCGGGTCGTCCCGGAGTGACGCCCGTCCCCTGGATGACGATGTGTCGTCTAAGGAACCGTCGCCCGGTTCCGTCAACACGAAGGAGCCGTAGTCGTGGGGATACTCGAAGTGAAAGGCGTTAACAAGCGGTTTGGTGGTCTTCTGGCGCTGGATGATGTCAATCTGTCGATTGAGGAAAATACCGTTCATGCCATTATCGGACCCAACGGCGCGGGCAAGTCCACGCTGCTGAACTGCTTTATCGGCAAGCTGTTGCCAGATAGTGGCACAGTCAATTTCAACAATAGCAGCCTTCTGGGTCTGGAACCGTACCAGATCAATCAAGCCGGCATCAGCCGTGTGTTCCAGACACCGGAGGTGTTTGCCGAGCTAAGCATTCTGGAAAATGTGATGATTCCAGCTTTCGCTCATCGGGACGGTGCCTTTCACCTCTCGCCGTTCAAGTCACTGGCGAAGGAGACCGCCATACGCGAGCAGGCCGAGAAAATACTGCAGGATGTGGGGTTAATTGATGACCGTCATCATACGGCGTCCGCCATGTCCCGGGGCAACAAGCGAAGGCTGGAGATGGCTATGTGTCTGGTCCAGCAGCCCAAATTGCTGTTGTTGGATGAGCCCACGGCCGGTATGGCTCGGGCGGACACCAACAACACCATTGATTTGCTGAAAACCATCAATGAGGCCCACAACATTACTTTCGTAGTGATTGAGCATGATATGCACGTAGTGTTCAGCCTGGCTGACCGAATCAGCGTTCTGTCACAAGGGCATGTGATTGTTGAGGACCACCCCTCGAACATCAAGGGCCACCCTAAAGTTCAGGAAGCCTATCTGGGCACCGCAGAGACATAATGAGGCTATGGGCATCATGAAAGAACAACCCAATATGAATGCCACGCATGCATCGTCCGCGCCCGCCTTTTTTTCGGTTTGGGACCTGCATGCCTATTACGGCGAAAGTTACATCGTTCAGGGAGTGAGCCTGAACATTCACGAAGGTGAAATACTTGCTCTGCTGGGTCGCAATGGTGCGGGAAAAACATCGACGCTCAGGGCTATCGCCCGGGTGGATTCGCCCGCGGTTACCCATGGTGAAATCTGGCTGGATCATCAGCCGCTGCACACCATGAAAGCGTATCAGGCGGCCCAGAGCGGGCTGTCGCTGGTTCCCGAAGACCGTCGCATCATTTCAGGCCTGAGCGTTTGGGAAAACCTTAAGCTGGCTCAGTTGGCGCCGTCTCCCGGCTGGTCCATTGATCGTATCTTCGAGCTGTTTCCACGCCTGGGTGAGCGACGTAACCAAGAGGGCACAACCCTGTCGGGCGGCGAGCAGCAAATGCTGGCCATCGGTCGGGCACTGGCGCGGGATATCAAGCTTTTGCTGCTGGACGAGCCATACGAAGGGCTGGCACCTATCATTGTGCAGGAAATCGAGCGCACGTTGAAAGAAATCAAGGCACTGGGAATGACCACCGTAATCGTCGAGCAAAACGCGGTTGCAGCACTGAAGCTGGCGGACCGGGCGGTCATTCTGGAGTCCGGGCAGGTCGTGTTTGACGGCCTGGCGAGTGAGGTCCTGGAGGACGAACAGCTCCGTCAGACCTACCTTGCCATTTGATGGCTTTCTATCTATTCCGATTTCATTTTGATTTCGAGCGTGAATTAATTTTGCATGGGAATGCCATCATCCCAGCGAAAGCCGATTCTTCCGCCCTGCCAAACACCTTTGCCGAATGGACTCGGCCCATCAATACTGACATGGAGCGGCAACTTTAAGGCAGGCGCAAGTGCTTGAACGCCGCGAACGGTGCGGTGCATGATCCGCAAGCCCTGCATTAAGAATGTCGTTGTATTCATGACAAAGCTGCCATCATTGTGCCACTGAGGCCCCACACCAGGAGTCGCCGGATAGGTTAGCATTCAATGCTAACCTCCTGTTGCTGACTTCAATGCAAGAAGGGTGAAAGCCAAGCTCATTGCGGAATCCTCAAAGGGGTCGCCACCAGCACGTTACCTTCATCCGAGCACAGGATGTATGTGAAGTCTATTCTGGCAAATATAATACGATCTTCCAAAGGTCTACTGGTAATGGAGGTTAAGTGACACAAACCACCAAGGCCCAACAACGGGCGGTACTTGAACGGCTGGAGAAGTTCAGTCGTTTTACCGACAGCAGCATCGGTATTCCCTTTACCAAATTCCAGATTGGTGCCGACTCTGTTATTGGGTTGTTGCCCGTGGTGGGAGACATGGCTGGCCTGGTGTTGTCTGGCTATGTGCTGGTGGAGGCGCAGCGGGTTGGAGCCAGTAAGGAGGTCAAACAACAGATGCTTCGCAACATGGGCATCGATTTTTTCGGTGGCCTGTTGCCGGTGGTGGGGGATGCCTTTGATGCCATCTACAAAGCCAACACCCGCAATACTCGGTTGCTGAAAAACTATCTGGAAACCCAGCTCGCGGTAGAGCCGCCCCCGCCCCCCTTTCCATGGAAAACCCTGATCGGGTTGTCCGTTTTGGTTGCCATTATCGCAGGTGGTTTAACGCTCCTTTTTTGAAACCGGAAAACCCGGGGCGCATCTATTTTCTGCTAACCTTCGTCCAGGAAAACTATCCGGCTCAGTTGCCGCCCCTGAGGGCTCGGCTGGTCGAAAGCTGGAAGACTCATGAGGAGCTGTCATGCCCACACAAACCGTCTGGATTACCGGAGCTTCGGCCGGCATTGGCGAGGCACTTGCCGTACGATTTGCTCAGGATGGTGCCCGCCTTGTCCTGTCTGCCCGGCGCCAGAGTGAGCTAGAGCGTGTTGCGGGTCTTTGCCGTGATACAGGGCTTCCGGCTGACCAGATACTGGTGCTGCCGCTGGATGTGACCGACTGGGAGGCTTTGCCCGTGGCGGTCCAGACCGTGCTGGATACCTTTGGCAACATCGATCTTCTGATTAACAACGCCGGTGTCTCACAGCGTTCATTGTGCAAAGACACAGATATGGCGGTATACCAGAAACTGATGGATGTGGATGTGATGGGCCAGATCGCGCTGACCAAGGCGGTACTGCCCCATATGCTGCAGCGCGGTTCCGGGCATCTGACGGTGACGGCCAGTGTGGCTGGCAAGGTCGGCGTGCCTCTGCGAACGGGCTACTGCGCCGCCAAGCATGCGGTGATGGGCTTTTTCGATGCCCTGCGCGCGGAGGTGGAAGGCCAGGGTGTGCAGGTTTCTACCATCGTACCGGGTTTTATTCGCACCGATATTTCACGCAACGCCCTCGCGGGCGACGGTGCGGCGTTTGGCGAGGTGGACGAGGATATTGCCGGGGGCATGGATGTAACCGACTGCGCTGAGATAGTCTTCAAAGGTCTCAAGGCGAAGACACGTGAGATTCCAGTGGGCAAAGGCAAGGAAATGGCCGCGCTCTGGATCAAGCGGCTTTCCCCGGAGGCGCTGTTTCGTATCACCAGGGCGCGGTCGTAGCGCACTGGACAGGTTCGCTGAACGTAGTTTTGCCAAGGCCTTCAAATCACTGCTCAAGGCTATTGAGCGACTGTAAGGACCCACTATGAACAAGATACATATCGATATTGTCTCCGACATCGCCTGCCCATGGTGTGCTATCGGCTATGCCCGCTTGGAGCGGGCCATGGAGCAGCTGGCGGCAGAGCATGAGTTCACCGTTGAATGGCATGCGTTTGAACTGAACCCGGATCACAGCGGCAAGGGTGAGCCGATCCTGCCGGCTCTGGCCCGGAAGTATGGGCGGAGCGAGGAAGAGATGCGTTCTACTCAGAACCAGATGATGACGATCGCAAAGGATCTCGGCCTCAACTTCGAGAAAATGCAGGAGCGATTAACCTGCAATACCTTCGATGCCCACCGGCTGGTCAAATGGGCTGGCGAGCAGGGCCAGCAGACCGGCATGAAACAAGCGTTGTTCGAAGCCTATTTTGGAAGGGCAGACGACGTCGCCGACCACGATATTCTCGTCAGATGCGTTGAAGCTCTGGGGTTGGATCCCTTAAAAGCCAGAGAGGTGCTGGACTCGGACCAGTACGCTCGTGCTGTGCGGGAAGACGAAGCCACATATCAGAAGGCGGGTGTCACGGCTGTGCCGGCGTTTATTATCAACGGCAAGTACCTTATCTCCGGAGCCCAGGAACCTGATGCCCTGGTGCAAACGTTGCAGGAGATTGGCGCAGAATCCGACTGAACGACACCCATATTTTCAATCTGAGCTTTAACCTGGTTTAGAAGTTGTAACCCAAACCCACGGTATATGCCCAGGCCCCGTCGTCCTGAAATGCATCGGTCGCATCATTTGTGCTGTTGAAGAAGAACTGGTACTCGACGCGACCGAGGAAATAGGTCTTAGGCAGCACATAGTACTTTAAGCCCGTTTCCAGACCGGCGAAGGCGCTGTCCTTGACGCCGTCGCCGTAGATCCCGCCGAGGCTGGCGCCGACGAAGGGCCGCGCACTGCCGTTAAGGAACTGATGGTTCATGTAACCACGGGTTGAGCCGTTCCAGAAATCATCCTTGATGCTTTCGCCCTGGATGCTGGCGTAACTGATGCTTTGCCGGACACCCACAACCATGTTATCCCTCAGATACCAGCCCAAATCGCCGGTCACACCGAAGCTGCCGCTATCGAAACTCTGGTCGCTACTGCCCGTCCCGGAGAGGGAGAATTCCCTATCGCCCTGATCTGGGCCGTTCTGTGCCGATGCTGCCATGGGCAGTGCACCGAGAAGACAAAGAGTGATTACCGCTGTGTTGACTTTGTTCATGAGAAGCCCCTTGCGTGTAATTTCCAACTTGCGCCATTAAGCTTTAGACGCGAGCCTACACCTTCAGGATCGGTGTCTTACAGCTAGGCCGTCTGTGCGCAAGCGCACACAGGATGCTGGAAATCAGCCCAATTGATACTGACAGCTTAGCCTGTACAAAATTTAATCAAACTGAACCCGTCGACAGGATCTGCAACGATCGTCTATTCGTATTTTTATGTGAATGTACCCGTAAGAAACGAGAGGACGATAACGTGAATAAAACAAGTGTCTTTAAGTCGTTTGTAGCTTCTACCCTGATACTGGGCAGTGCTGTAGTGGCACTGCCGGTTCTCGCCGAACATCATGCGATGGGTGAGAAAGAGAAAATGACCATCGTTGAGAGTGCAGTAAAAGCGGACAACTTGAGTACGTTGGTTGCTGCGATTAAAGCCGCCGGATTGGTAGAAACACTTTCCGGGCCGGGGCCGTTCACGGTTTTTGCGCCCACTAATGCCGCTTTTGAAAAACTGCCGGCCGGCACGGTTGAAATGTTGCTGAAACCGGAGAACAAGGAGCAGCTCCAGGCGATACTGACCTATCACGTAGTACCAGCCAAGGCGACGTCATCTGCTGCCATTCAGATGGTTCAGGATGATGGTGGAGCCCACCCCGCGAAAACGGTTCAGGGGGATGAAATCACGCTCAGCCTTGAGGGCGATTCGTTGATGATAGAGGATGCGAATGGCAACAAAGCTAA
This genomic interval carries:
- a CDS encoding branched-chain amino acid ABC transporter permease → MDAILLQILNGLDKGSAYALIALGLTLIFGTLGVVNFAHGALFMIGAFCTVTFNNLLSFEKVTLSETELSPWGTPLEIHAPYVELWFGDFGASMIDYSVFWSILFAIPVMLLIGIVMERGLIKHFYKRPHADQILVTFGLAIVLQEVIKSVYGANPIPQPAPDAFVGSIDVGVLIGMAENAVIYPIWRLVYFLFAGVVIGGIFAFLRYTTFGMVVRAGMADRETVGLLGIDIDKRFTAMFGLAAVVTGLAGVMYTPILSPNYHMGMDFLVLCFVVVVVGGMGSLAGAVAAGFLLGILQSFASMPEVKDFLFGFSIDQVIIYLVAVIILLTRPRGLMGRKGVMET
- a CDS encoding branched-chain amino acid ABC transporter permease, producing the protein MLKTLRTSDRALMVLFTIFVLAVPLIMAPLGAGYPDLMQRFAIYGIFAIGFNILFGLTGYLSFGHAAFLGVGSYSALWMLKLLSINIVPAIIFAVVVSGLFALLIGFISLRRSGIYFSILTLAFAQMSYNLAYSVLTPITNGETGLQLDLEDPRILDSASEVGQMASPSLFGLEMGDTAVVPFLGMDLQFNVGFYVSALILIGMFYLSLRIFRSPFGMILRAVKSNQTRLNYTGFNSRPYTLTAFVMSGMYAGLAGALLVCMDPLAGADRMQWTASGEVVLMTIMGGAGTLIGPVLGAGIIKYFENIFSRINESVVEGWFSALPDGVTDVLVAVVSPFLGSGWHISLGLIFMLVVIFLPGGLVEGASRIMNLVARLSQARKTGSSRSDARPLDDDVSSKEPSPGSVNTKEP
- a CDS encoding ABC transporter ATP-binding protein, encoding MGILEVKGVNKRFGGLLALDDVNLSIEENTVHAIIGPNGAGKSTLLNCFIGKLLPDSGTVNFNNSSLLGLEPYQINQAGISRVFQTPEVFAELSILENVMIPAFAHRDGAFHLSPFKSLAKETAIREQAEKILQDVGLIDDRHHTASAMSRGNKRRLEMAMCLVQQPKLLLLDEPTAGMARADTNNTIDLLKTINEAHNITFVVIEHDMHVVFSLADRISVLSQGHVIVEDHPSNIKGHPKVQEAYLGTAET
- a CDS encoding ABC transporter ATP-binding protein, whose amino-acid sequence is MKEQPNMNATHASSAPAFFSVWDLHAYYGESYIVQGVSLNIHEGEILALLGRNGAGKTSTLRAIARVDSPAVTHGEIWLDHQPLHTMKAYQAAQSGLSLVPEDRRIISGLSVWENLKLAQLAPSPGWSIDRIFELFPRLGERRNQEGTTLSGGEQQMLAIGRALARDIKLLLLDEPYEGLAPIIVQEIERTLKEIKALGMTTVIVEQNAVAALKLADRAVILESGQVVFDGLASEVLEDEQLRQTYLAI
- a CDS encoding DUF4112 domain-containing protein — protein: MTQTTKAQQRAVLERLEKFSRFTDSSIGIPFTKFQIGADSVIGLLPVVGDMAGLVLSGYVLVEAQRVGASKEVKQQMLRNMGIDFFGGLLPVVGDAFDAIYKANTRNTRLLKNYLETQLAVEPPPPPFPWKTLIGLSVLVAIIAGGLTLLF
- a CDS encoding SDR family oxidoreductase, translating into MPTQTVWITGASAGIGEALAVRFAQDGARLVLSARRQSELERVAGLCRDTGLPADQILVLPLDVTDWEALPVAVQTVLDTFGNIDLLINNAGVSQRSLCKDTDMAVYQKLMDVDVMGQIALTKAVLPHMLQRGSGHLTVTASVAGKVGVPLRTGYCAAKHAVMGFFDALRAEVEGQGVQVSTIVPGFIRTDISRNALAGDGAAFGEVDEDIAGGMDVTDCAEIVFKGLKAKTREIPVGKGKEMAALWIKRLSPEALFRITRARS
- a CDS encoding DsbA family oxidoreductase → MNKIHIDIVSDIACPWCAIGYARLERAMEQLAAEHEFTVEWHAFELNPDHSGKGEPILPALARKYGRSEEEMRSTQNQMMTIAKDLGLNFEKMQERLTCNTFDAHRLVKWAGEQGQQTGMKQALFEAYFGRADDVADHDILVRCVEALGLDPLKAREVLDSDQYARAVREDEATYQKAGVTAVPAFIINGKYLISGAQEPDALVQTLQEIGAESD
- a CDS encoding fasciclin domain-containing protein; protein product: MGEKEKMTIVESAVKADNLSTLVAAIKAAGLVETLSGPGPFTVFAPTNAAFEKLPAGTVEMLLKPENKEQLQAILTYHVVPAKATSSAAIQMVQDDGGAHPAKTVQGDEITLSLEGDSLMIEDANGNKAKVIEADMMQSNGVVHVIDTVLMP